A window from Vidua macroura isolate BioBank_ID:100142 chromosome 20, ASM2450914v1, whole genome shotgun sequence encodes these proteins:
- the LOC128817443 gene encoding claudin-4-like codes for MASMGMQVLGIALSVIGWLASILCCALPMWRETAFVGNNIVVAQIIWEGLWMSCVVQSTGQMQCKVYDSLLALPQDLQAARAMVVVAIVLAILGTLLAVTGGKCTNCVEDDTAKAKVMILSGIIFIVAGILILIPISWSANSIIQDFYNPLVSDSQKRDLGSSLYVGWAASALLLLGGGILCCTCPPRGEKPYSAKFTAARSLPASNYV; via the coding sequence ATGGCCTCCATGGGGATGCAGGTGCTGGGCATTGCCCTCTCTGTCATCGGCTGGTTGGCCTCCATCCTCTGCTGTGCACTGCCCATGTGGCGGGAGACGGCCTTCGTTGGGAACAACATCGTGGTGGCACAGATCAtctgggaagggctgtggaTGAGCTGCGTGGTGCAGAGCACGGGGCAGATGCAGTGCAAGGTGTATGACTCGCTGCTGGCCCTGCCGCAGGACCTGCAAGCTGCCCGCGCCATGGTGGTGGTGGCCATCGTCCTGGCCATCCTGGGCACCCTGCTGGCCGTCACCGGCGGCAAATGCACCAATTGTGTGGAGGATGACACCGCCAAAGCCAAGGTCATGATCCTCTCCGGCATCATCTTCATCGTCGCCGGtatcctcatcctcatccccatctctTGGTCAGCCAACAGCATCATCCAGGACTTCTACAACCCGCTGGTCTCTGACTCGCAGAAGCGGGACCTGGGCTCGTCCCTCTACGTGGGCTGGGCGGCCTCGgcgctcctgctgctggggggggGGATCCTGTGCTGCACCTGCCCCCCCCGCGGAGAGAAGCCCTACTCCGCCAAGTTCACGGCTGCTCGCTCGCTGCCAGCCAGCAACTACGTGTAG
- the LOC128817440 gene encoding claudin-4-like isoform X1, with amino-acid sequence MELSMAMMTMQMGGLVMAALGWLGSILTCALPMWKVTAFIGSNIVVAQVFWEGLWMNCVYESTGQMQCKAYDSLLELTSDLQAARALVVTSIFVAFLAFFIALSGADCTRCVDDNGTKTRISAVAGVIFIMASIMLLIPVSWSANSIVSNFYNPMVPEALKRELGAALYIGWASSALQLFGGGILCCSGSQSQQDPYPKKYRGVKTCGPMGYAMKDYV; translated from the coding sequence GAGCTGTCGATGGCGATGATGACAATGCAGATGGGAGGATTGGTGATGGCTGCACTGGGCTGGCTGGGCTCCATCCTAACCTGTGCCCTGCCCATGTGGAAGGTGACGGCCTTCATCGGCTCCAACATCGTGGTGGCCCAGGTGTTCTGGGAAGGGCTATGGATGAACTGCGTCTACGAGAGCACGGGGCAGATGCAGTGCAAGGCTTACGACTCCCTGCTGGAGCTCACCTCTGACCTGCAAGCTGCTCGAGCCCTGGTCGTCACCTCCATCTTCGTGGCCTTCCTTGCCTTCTTCATTGCACTCTCGGGAGCTGACTGCACCCGCTGTGTGGATGACAACGGCACCAAGACCAGGATCTCTGCGGTGGCAGGTGTTATCTTCATCATGGCCAGCATCATGCTGCTCATCCCCGTCTCCTGGTCTGCCAACAGCATCGTCAGCAACTTCTACAACCCTATGGTGCCTGAGGCCCTCAAgagagagctgggggctgccctCTACATCGGCTGGGCCTCCAGTGCCCTGCAGCTCTTCGGTGGGGGcatcctgtgctgctcaggatCCCAGTCCCAGCAGGACCCCTACCCCAAGAAGTATAGGGGAGTGAAAACCTGCGGCCCAATGGGCTATGCCATGAAGGACTATGTGTGA
- the LOC128817440 gene encoding claudin-4-like isoform X2, whose product MAMMTMQMGGLVMAALGWLGSILTCALPMWKVTAFIGSNIVVAQVFWEGLWMNCVYESTGQMQCKAYDSLLELTSDLQAARALVVTSIFVAFLAFFIALSGADCTRCVDDNGTKTRISAVAGVIFIMASIMLLIPVSWSANSIVSNFYNPMVPEALKRELGAALYIGWASSALQLFGGGILCCSGSQSQQDPYPKKYRGVKTCGPMGYAMKDYV is encoded by the coding sequence ATGGCGATGATGACAATGCAGATGGGAGGATTGGTGATGGCTGCACTGGGCTGGCTGGGCTCCATCCTAACCTGTGCCCTGCCCATGTGGAAGGTGACGGCCTTCATCGGCTCCAACATCGTGGTGGCCCAGGTGTTCTGGGAAGGGCTATGGATGAACTGCGTCTACGAGAGCACGGGGCAGATGCAGTGCAAGGCTTACGACTCCCTGCTGGAGCTCACCTCTGACCTGCAAGCTGCTCGAGCCCTGGTCGTCACCTCCATCTTCGTGGCCTTCCTTGCCTTCTTCATTGCACTCTCGGGAGCTGACTGCACCCGCTGTGTGGATGACAACGGCACCAAGACCAGGATCTCTGCGGTGGCAGGTGTTATCTTCATCATGGCCAGCATCATGCTGCTCATCCCCGTCTCCTGGTCTGCCAACAGCATCGTCAGCAACTTCTACAACCCTATGGTGCCTGAGGCCCTCAAgagagagctgggggctgccctCTACATCGGCTGGGCCTCCAGTGCCCTGCAGCTCTTCGGTGGGGGcatcctgtgctgctcaggatCCCAGTCCCAGCAGGACCCCTACCCCAAGAAGTATAGGGGAGTGAAAACCTGCGGCCCAATGGGCTATGCCATGAAGGACTATGTGTGA
- the METTL27 gene encoding methyltransferase-like protein 27, which translates to MGLPAAVRDRVAAVHRGSALPERLRLYDGWAARYEQDVAALEYRAPHLAAASLAFAFPAPRAGARLLDVACGTGLVARELHRRGFRCLHGVDGSAGMLERARSTGLYQELRLCVLGREPLPAPAEHYDAVTVVGALGEGQVPSTVLPELLRVTKPGGFLCLTTRSNSSNLRYKAELEAALGQLEQSGAGQKLLAQEVEYWERATTEEESTQGTGYISGVVYIYQKCPVPHLEEG; encoded by the exons ATGGGGCTGCCGGCGGCGGTCCGGGATCGCGTGGCTGCGGTTCACCGGGGCTCGGCGCTGCCCGAACGTCTTCGGCTCTACGACGGCTGGGCCGCCCGCTACGAGCAG gATGTGGCGGCTCTGGAGTACCGGGCACCGCATCTCGCTGCCGCCTCGCTCGCCTTCGCCTTCCCCGCGCCGCGTGCGGGGGCGCGGCTGCTCGACGTGGCCTGCGGCACCGGGCTCGTAGCGCGGGAG CTCCACCGGCGCGGGTTCCGATGCCTGCACGGCGTGGACGGCAGCGCGGGGATGCTGGAGCGGGCCCGGAGCACCGGGCTCTACCAGGAGTTGCGGCTCTGCGTCCTGGGCAGGGAGCCGCTGCCCGCGCCCGCAG AGCACTACGACGCCGTGACGGTGGTGGGGGCCCTGGGCGAGGGGCAGGTGCCGAGCACGGTGCTGCCGGAGCTGCTGCGCGTCACCAAGCCGG GCGGCTTCCTGTGCCTGACGACGAGGAGCAACTCCTCGAACCTGCGGtacaaggcagagctggaggcggcgctggggcagctggagcagagcggAGCCGGGCAGAAGCTGCTGGCCCAGGAAGTGGAGTACTGGGAGAGGGCCACCACCGAGGAGGAGAGCACCCAGGGCACGGGTTACATCTCCGGGGTGGTCTACATCTACCAGAAGTGCCCTGTTCCCCACCTCGAGGAGGGCTGA